The proteins below come from a single Rhizobium sp. BT04 genomic window:
- a CDS encoding AI-2E family transporter: MGVFDRQKSNHEPRWLGSSAQTRTPLIPSISAARWLLVLIVAAGVYFFYGFLVPVLAALVIGFASWPLYRQLLARVGGNTTIAATVAILMIITFLVIPIGLAITYTTGEVRNWVAWAIHANRAGAPTPDWIVALPWAGAYLDEVWTKYIGSPGALGEVIQAVSGANIGNIYRAVLAAGGGAFHLLLTLLFMLIALFFVYRDGFSFSKQIDMLGERILPNRWERISRVVPATISSTVMGMTLIAIGEGIVLGVAYWIAGVPSPVTLGVLTGVMALIPGGAPLSFTLVSVYLLASGSHVAGIGLFVWGTVELFIVDKTLRPKLVGGPIKLPFLPTFFGLVGGVKTMGFLGLFIGPVLMALIVAIWREWIHEARNADKSETGPQVLIDELAPPTVPGPPKTIPRVAEG; encoded by the coding sequence GTGGGTGTATTCGACCGTCAGAAAAGCAATCATGAACCGCGATGGCTCGGATCGTCGGCGCAAACGCGCACGCCGCTGATTCCCTCCATCTCGGCGGCGCGCTGGCTGCTGGTCCTGATCGTTGCGGCCGGCGTCTATTTCTTCTACGGCTTCCTCGTGCCGGTGCTCGCCGCTCTCGTCATCGGCTTTGCCAGCTGGCCGCTCTACCGCCAGCTTCTTGCCCGGGTCGGCGGCAATACGACGATCGCCGCGACCGTCGCCATCCTCATGATCATCACCTTCCTGGTCATCCCGATCGGGCTTGCGATCACCTATACGACGGGCGAAGTGCGCAACTGGGTTGCCTGGGCAATCCACGCCAACCGCGCCGGCGCCCCGACGCCCGACTGGATCGTCGCCCTGCCTTGGGCAGGCGCCTATCTCGATGAAGTCTGGACAAAATATATCGGCAGCCCCGGCGCTCTCGGCGAAGTCATCCAGGCGGTCAGCGGCGCCAATATCGGCAATATCTACCGTGCCGTGCTTGCGGCCGGCGGCGGCGCCTTCCACCTGCTGCTGACGCTGCTCTTCATGCTGATCGCGCTGTTCTTCGTCTATCGCGACGGCTTCTCCTTCTCCAAGCAGATCGACATGCTCGGAGAGCGCATCCTGCCGAACCGCTGGGAGCGTATTTCCCGCGTCGTGCCGGCGACGATCAGCTCCACCGTCATGGGCATGACGCTGATCGCCATCGGCGAAGGCATCGTGCTCGGGGTCGCCTACTGGATCGCCGGCGTGCCCTCGCCTGTCACCCTCGGCGTGCTCACAGGCGTGATGGCGCTGATCCCGGGCGGCGCGCCGCTCTCCTTCACGCTGGTCTCCGTTTATCTGCTGGCCAGCGGCTCGCATGTCGCCGGCATCGGTCTTTTCGTCTGGGGTACGGTCGAACTCTTCATCGTCGATAAGACGCTGCGGCCGAAGCTCGTCGGCGGGCCGATCAAGCTGCCCTTCCTGCCGACTTTTTTCGGCCTCGTCGGCGGCGTCAAGACGATGGGTTTCCTCGGCCTCTTCATCGGCCCGGTGCTGATGGCGCTGATCGTCGCCATCTGGCGCGAATGGATCCACGAAGCCCGCAACGCCGACAAGAGCGAGACGGGACCGCAGGTACTTATCGACGAACTGGCACCGCCGACCGTCCCCGGACCACCGAAAACGATCCCGCGCGTTGCCGAAGGCTGA
- a CDS encoding GNAT family N-acetyltransferase, which produces MSVIIAQEPPRQDGVIRLLDLSDAYAQSLYPAESNHLVDLSVLEKPSVSFLVARNDGTIVGCCALVEAGDGTAEIKRMFVDPEARGLRIASGLMNALEAIAREKRLTAIRLETGIYQPEAIALYRKYGYQDIEPFGAYLPDPLSLFMEKRLG; this is translated from the coding sequence ATGTCCGTCATCATCGCCCAGGAGCCGCCGCGCCAGGACGGCGTCATCCGCCTTCTCGATCTTTCCGACGCCTATGCGCAGTCGCTCTATCCCGCGGAAAGCAACCATCTGGTCGACCTCTCCGTGCTGGAGAAACCTTCGGTGAGCTTCTTGGTTGCCCGCAACGACGGCACGATCGTCGGCTGTTGCGCGCTGGTCGAAGCCGGCGACGGCACGGCTGAGATCAAGCGGATGTTCGTCGATCCCGAGGCAAGGGGGCTGAGGATCGCCAGCGGCCTGATGAATGCGCTCGAAGCGATCGCCAGGGAAAAGCGGCTGACGGCGATCCGGCTCGAAACCGGCATCTACCAGCCCGAGGCGATCGCTCTCTACCGCAAATACGGTTACCAGGACATCGAGCCCTTCGGCGCTTATCTGCCGGATCCGCTGAGCCTGTTCATGGAAAAGCGGCTGGGGTGA
- a CDS encoding DUF2336 domain-containing protein — translation MLGRRVIVEAFLRWIETAKTGDRARAANALGRAYLQSEMTADERAAAEMAMTFLLDDPSPRVRLALAEAIAWSPDAPRSLILSLAEDQPEVACHAVTCSPLLSDADLVDLAARGNGATRMLIAARAHVTRPVSAALAEVGDEEELLCLLENDGAIISTLSLKRIAERLGDCCDIRNLLLDRSDLPADARQLLTQHVSNALIGLPLAQAAIGLQRLQRISREATEAAIVSIAGDIAPREIPDLVQHLRLNGRLTPSFLMHALCAGKVDFFAGAIVDLTGCSDRRVRSILATGRMHAVRALYESAGLPRDISVIFVEATMLWRDAARKAPGSMTGTICGRLLDKFRHHEAHGAVGELLDMVEKLGVAEQRQSARVYAALAAA, via the coding sequence GTGCTGGGGCGTCGCGTGATCGTAGAAGCTTTCCTTCGTTGGATCGAAACCGCCAAGACCGGTGACCGGGCCCGGGCCGCAAATGCACTGGGGCGAGCTTATCTGCAATCCGAGATGACGGCGGACGAGCGCGCGGCGGCCGAGATGGCGATGACCTTCCTGCTCGACGATCCGTCGCCGCGCGTGCGGCTGGCGCTGGCCGAGGCGATCGCCTGGTCACCGGATGCGCCGCGCAGCCTGATCCTCTCGCTTGCCGAAGACCAGCCCGAAGTCGCCTGCCACGCGGTGACCTGTTCGCCGCTTTTGAGCGATGCCGATCTCGTCGACCTTGCCGCCCGCGGCAACGGTGCCACCCGCATGCTGATCGCGGCGAGGGCGCATGTGACGCGCCCTGTCTCCGCCGCCCTTGCGGAGGTTGGCGACGAAGAGGAACTGCTCTGCCTGCTCGAGAATGACGGTGCGATAATCTCTACCCTATCGTTGAAACGCATCGCCGAACGGCTCGGTGACTGCTGCGATATTCGCAACCTGCTTCTCGACCGCAGCGATCTTCCCGCCGATGCCCGCCAGCTGCTGACCCAGCATGTCAGCAATGCGCTGATCGGCCTGCCGCTGGCACAGGCGGCGATTGGCCTGCAGCGGCTCCAGCGCATCAGCCGTGAGGCGACCGAGGCTGCGATCGTCTCGATTGCCGGCGACATTGCGCCGCGTGAAATACCCGACCTCGTCCAGCATCTACGCCTCAATGGCCGGCTGACACCGTCCTTCCTGATGCACGCGCTCTGCGCCGGCAAGGTGGATTTCTTCGCCGGCGCGATTGTCGATCTCACAGGCTGCAGCGACCGCCGGGTGCGTTCGATCCTGGCAACCGGGCGCATGCATGCGGTGCGCGCGCTCTACGAATCCGCCGGCCTGCCGAGGGACATCAGCGTCATCTTCGTCGAGGCGACGATGCTGTGGCGTGACGCCGCCAGAAAAGCACCAGGCAGCATGACCGGCACCATCTGCGGCCGTCTTCTCGATAAATTCCGCCATCACGAGGCGCATGGTGCCGTCGGCGAGCTGCTCGACATGGTGGAAAAGCTTGGTGTCGCCGAACAGCGGCAATCGGCCCGCGTTTATGCGGCTCTTGCGGCCGCCTAA